GCCGCCGCTGCGCTGGGTCCGTCGGTTCCGTCGGGCTCCCCTCGGGCGCCTGCGCACCACCGTCGACAACACCCTGGCGGTCGCCGAGGTCAGCCGAACCCTGCGCAGCACCGCCACCGCGGCCGCCGACAGCACCGCCGCCGGATGGGGGCAGGCTGCGTCGTCGACCGTGCGGGGCAGCCAGGATGCGGTCGTCGAGGCGCTCGACACCGGCATCAGCCGACAGGTCCAGGTGCTACGGCAGCCACCCCGGTGGTGGCGGCCGGTCCGGGCGCTGCATCGGGTGCTGCTGGCCGTCGCAGCCGTCGGCGGGCTGTGGCTGCTCGGCCTGGCCCTGGCCGAGACGTTCCTGCTGATCGACACCGACGCCTTCGTCCTGCGCTGGCGAGGTGTCGCGCTGCCCCCGGCCCTGCTCGTGGGCGGCCTTGCGGTCGGGTTCGTCGTGGCGGTCGTGGCGGGGCTCGCGGCCCGGGTCGGCGGGCGACGCCAGGCCAGCCGCGCCACCGCCCAGCTCCGCGACCAGGTTGCTGGCGTCGCCGACACTCACGTGCTGGCCCCGCTCGATGGCCTCCGCGACGACGCAGGACGGGTGGGCGAGCTCCTGGACGGGGCGGCCACGCGCTGACGCCACCCGGTTGTGGTCCCGGGGAAAATGGATGCGGCCCGGCCTCACAGGGGAGAGAGACCGGGCCGCGATGCCGACGAGAGCCTAGAGGGGGTGGGCGGCTCACGTCAGCAGATCGTTCAGCGCTGGAGGAGTGCCTCCAGCGATTCGGGGCGGGCGATGAACCAGCCCTGCGCGTAGCGACAGCGGAGCCAGCGAAGGCCCTCGAGCTGTTCGGGGCGTTCGACGCCCTCGGCAACGACGGGCAACCCGCGGCTGCGGCCGATGTGGACGGCCATGGCCGCTGCTGTGCCGTCGGGCTCGTCGAGGCCCAGCTGTGCGGTCAGGTGCCGGTCGACCTTGAGCATGTCGGCGTCCAGCCGGGCCATCTGTTCGAGGGTGGAGTATCCCGTGCCGAAGTCGTCGACGGCCAGGCGGACGCCGCGTCGGCGCAGGCCGTTGCGAACGGCCGAGTCCGGGGTCGGTGAGGCGATGCCCGTCTCGAGCACCTCCAGCACCAGCATGTCGGGATCGCCTCCGGTGGCGGCTGCCGCGTCGTCGATCATCCACAGCAGCTCTTCCTTGGCGAGCTGCTCGGGTGGAAGGTTGACGCTGATGTGGCGGGTGGCGGCGGCCCGTGCACTCCACTCGGTCGCGGCGGCCATCGCATGGCCGATCATGCGTCGGGTGAGCTCCAGCTGGAGCGTCTCGTCGAGCAGCGGCAGGACCACCACGGGTGTCAGCCGCCCGAGCGCCGGGTGGTCGATGCGCATGAGTGCCTCGGCCGCGACGATCTCGTTGTCGCGCAGGTCGAGGACGGGTTGGTAGATCGCCGACAGGTTCTCCCGCAGCAGGCGCGGCAGGTCGTCGCTGACCAGGTGGCGCAGGTGCAGCTGGGCCTCGACGGTGCGGTCGTGGATGCGGACGGGATGCCCGGCGCTGGCCAGGGCCAGCGCACGACGGGCCCGGGAGATGCGTTCCATCGCCGACCCACATCGCGGGTCCGGCCTGCTGATGCCCACACGTAGCTCGACGGGGACGACCTGTCCTCGGACCTCCAGCGGGCGACGGAGCTGGGCGAGCACGAACGCCTCGAGGTCGGAGGCCGACACCGGGACGGCGACGCGGACGGCCACGACCGTCTCGTGCTCGCCGACCCTCGTCGACACCGCGGTCGAGCCCTCGCCGATCAGGCGGGACTTCAGCATGCGGACGGCGTCGTCGAACATCGCACCGGTGAGTGACCGCGACACGGTGACGTTCTCCACGCGAAGCACGGCGACGACCACCGGGGTGTCGTCGGCCTCGATGATGCGGTACATCTCGGTGCCGTCGACGGGGCGCACGAGGTCCGTGGGGAGGAACCCGGTGCCGCTGGGGAGGTGGTCTGTCGTCATGTGAACCAGATTCGACAGAACCGGGGTGACGGCGAACCATCACCCCGGGAGACACTTCACGGCGGCGATGTTCCGGCAGCGGTCAGCGCTGCTCCGGAGCCGTTGGTTCCGGGGCCTTCGCGGCGTCGACGGCCGCCCGACGGCTGGTCACACCGAGCTTGCGGTACAGCCGACGGCGGTAGGTCCGCACGGTGTTGTGGGACAGGTGGAGCTCCATGCCGATCTCGCGTTCGGTCAGCGAGGTGTCGAGCAGTCGCAGCACCTTGCGTTCACCGTCGGTGAGGGCCTCGCCGTATCCCTCGAGGGTGGGGCCCTCGCCGAGCTCGGCCCTGACCCGTTCGACGATGCGGGGGAGGACGCCGGTGTCGGGGATCCCGTCCAGGATCCTCCTGACGTCGCTGAGGAGTGCGGCCACGTCATCGGTCCGGACGTCGGTCCCGTAGGCGTCGGCGACCGCGCCCCCGACCGCCAGGCCCCTTCCGACCCGGAACGCCCGGGCCAGGCGCACCATCACCTGGGTGCCCGGCTCGGGCATGCATGCCGAGATCAGCTCCGCATCGATCAGCGCGTCACGACCCGCGACGCCGTCCTCGGAGAGGGCGACGGTGACGGAGGTGATGAAGTGGGCGAGGTCGGGGGCCTGGGCGGTGCGCTGCTCCAGCAGCCTTGCCATCGAGGCATGCGTGGCCGGGTCGTGCTGGCCCTCCAACCAGGCGATCAGGGCGAGGTAGGAGTGGGCGACGGCACGCATCGGGCCCGGGACGTCGCCCCCCGTCACCATCTCGAAGGCGGTCATCGCCGTGTCGAGGTCGCCCGCCAGGAACGAGGCCATGCCCATGTCGAGGGGGGCGCGCGTGCGGATGGAGTCCGCGTAGCTCCACTCGGCATCGGCTTCGGTGTCACGAAGGAGGGCGAGCCCCTCGCGAACCGCCCGGACGGACTCGGTGTACTCCCCCTGCCGGCGCAGCAGATGGGCGCGGAGGCCCTGGACCTCGGCGCGGATGAACCTGCCCCGTTGACCGCGGACGGTGGTTGCCGCTGCAGTGCGCATCGCCTCGGTCGCGAGGGCGTCCAGGCCCGCTTGCACCGCCCCCCACGCCGACGCCAGCGACAGCTCCGGCAGGTGGGGCAGCCGGGCCTGCAGGGTCGATGCGAGCTCGTGGACGCGCAGCCCGTGGCCGGAGGTCGACATGCCGAGGTGGACGCGCAGGAGCAGCCGTGCGGCCTCGTAGTCGTCGCCGCTCTGCATCGCCAGGACGGCACCCTCCTCGAAGTCGCCCGCACGGACCATGGCCCACGCGGCGTTCAGCACGACTTCGGTGGCCCGGTCGGGCGCGGTCGTCCGCAGCTCGTGGCGACCGAACTCCCTGATGATCGGGGGCACGACCCACGTGGCGCCGTCCAGCTCGGTCCTCGGCTCGAGCAACCGGCGGTCCTGAAGGTCCTGCAGCACCCGCGCACAGTCCGCGCGACCCGTGGCGGTCGTGGCCAGGGACACCGACACGTGTGGAAGCATGCACAGCTCGAGCAGGAAGGTCGAGAGGTCGTCGGGAAGCCCCTCGACGATCGCCTCGCGCAGGAACCGCGCGACGGGCTGGGCGCGGGTGTCGAAGACTGGGCCGCTCGAGGACCCGGGTGACGCGAGGACGACGCCCGCGGCCCATCCGCCGGTGGCCTCGTGCAGCTCGTGCAGGCGGTCGTCGTCCAGCGCACCGTGCCTGGACACGGCGATGTCGGCGGTCTCTGCCTCGCTGAGCGCCAGATCGCCTTCGTCCAGGACGAGCGCGCCCGACCCTCGTTGCAGCCGGTCGGCGTCCAGCAGCAGGTCGTCGCGGGTGGCGAGGACCAACCGCAGATTCGGGGGCCTGTAACGCAGCAACCGACGGAGGCCGCTGACGATCGAGGGGTGCCGGAGCTGGTCGAGGTCATCGACCACGAGCGTGACGGGCTCGTCCAGGTGCTCGAGGTCGCACACGCCCATCCGGAACGCCAGCGCCTGGGCGGCATCCGTGGCGTTTCCCGCGGCGACGAGGGCCTCGGTGAACAGGTCGGGATGGACCATGGCGAGGGCTTCGAGGCCAGCGACGAGGAACACCTGGGGATCGTCGTCGTGGGAGTCCAGCGACAACCATGCGGTTGCGGACGGTCGCGGACGACGGGCGTACTCGCTGAGGAGCGTCGACTTGCCGAAGCCATCGCCTGCGCTGAGGAGGACGACGCCGCTGCGCACGAGGCCGTTCTCGATCGCCGACACGAGCGCGGGCCGGGGGACGTGGCCGTCGGGCAACGGTGGGGGCCGCAGCTTCCCCGGCCACGTGCGAGGCCCGCGGCCGTTCCAACCCGCAGGGGAAACCGCCATGTGCGAGGAGTGTACGGGAGCGGCGGAGCCGGTTTCCCCGCTACGGCACCATTGCATTCAATGAACGAGGTTCACTACCGGTCGTGATCCAGCTCCCACACGGCTGCCTCAGCTCGGGTAGCGGACCCAGAGGTCCCGCACCCAGCCGATCACCGCACCGATGAACAGCTCCGACTGGGGGCCACGGTCGCCGCCGGTCATCCACCGCCGCAGGTGTTCCTCGTCGTCGACGGCGATGGCATGCATGCCGTGGTCGGCGCCGCGGACGATGACGAGCGTGACGTCGTCGTTGCCCGCGGCGCGCAGTGCGGCCGCGGAGTCGTGGGCCTGCTGGACCGGCACGTTGATGTCCCGGTCGCCGTGGATCACCATCACTGGCCGCGTCACGTTGGCGAACTGCTCGGGGTAGGCGTGCTCGAGCTCCTGGATGGTGCGGGTCAGGTAGCGGATGTGCAGCTCGCCGTCCTCGTCGGTCCACTCGAAGGTGGTCTCGCCGCGACGGGCGGCCTCGAGCATCGCGGGCCAACGGTCGGCCGTGGCCAGGGCGCCGGGTTTGTTGGCCTCCATCGCTTCGCGTTCGGCGTCGCCGCGGGCCGCCCACGAGCGGATGAGGGCGTAGATGTAGGCCGCGAACTCGTCGATCTCCTGGTGCACCCCGCCCCACAGGACGTAGCCGGCCGGCACGTCGGTCCGTGCCGCGGCCCGACAGGTGAAGTGCGCACCGGCGCTGGTCCCCATGACCACGATCCGTCGGGGATCGATCCGTTCGTGGCCGGCCAGGAACTCCACGGCGGCGAGGAGGTCCACGACGTCGGTCTCGACGCTGGCGTGCGCGTCGCGGTCGCCAGGCGGGTCGCCTGCGGCACGGTCCCCGCCGGTGCTCGCCCCGACGCCGCGCTTGTCCCAGCACATCTGGGCGATCCCTGCAGCGGCCAGGCGGTCGCCGACCCAGCGGTGCCGCGGGTGGGGGTCGACGGTGCCGTCGGGAAGGACCTGGTTGCCGTACCGGTCCTGGGGGCCGGTACCGGCCACGCTGAGCACGACCGGATGGGGGCCGGGATCGTCGGGCAGGACCAGGTCGCCGACGAGCAACTCCTCGCCGCTGGGGAAGCTGACCTCGGTCCGGGTGTGGGTGCCCGCCATCAGGCCGACGTCACCGAGGCCGCGAAGACGCGGGCAGGGTGGTCCTCGGGCAGCTCGGCGAGCGCGAAGACCTCGCCGTTGTCGGCCTCCTCCTGCAGGTGATCGCGGGCGCCGACCATGGCCTCCTGCATCTCGGCGTACGTGCCCGGTTCGCCCTTGAGGATGAGGATGACCGCAGGCTCGTCGAACGGGGTCTCGAAGCCGGTCGGCGCGTCGGGGACGAAGTGGAACAGGTCACCGGCCTCGATGACGGTCCGGACCTCCTCGCCGTCCTCGGTGGTGCAGAAGACCCACCGGCCGGAGATCGTGTAGATCAGGCTCTCCGTCGGGTGGGGGTGGGGGTAGCACCACTGGCCCGGGTGCATGACGATCAGGTGGGAGCGGATGTCGATGCCGCCCATCAACGGGACGAGTCGGCCCTCCAGGGTCTCCACGCCGGGCTGCTCGGCGACGTTGCGGAGCACCCGGCACTCGCCGAGCTGCTCCATCCCGTCGGGTTCGGTGGGAAGCGGGGTCTGGTCGGGCATGTCAGTGTCCTCTCGGCGGGTCTGGCGGGTCGGGAACGGGCAAGGCGAAGCGGACGCTCGCGGGGGCGGGCGCGTGTCGCGGTGGGCTCAGAGGCGCGGGTTGATGCGCTCCTCCAGGGAGAAGGCAAGCAGGGCGAAGCCGAGCGAGGCGGCCATGATCATCAGGCCGGGCGGGAGCACCCACCACTTCCAGGCGGGGCCGAAGAACGCGCCACGCACCTGCGCCCAGTACAGGATCGACCCCCAGCTCTTCTGCAAAGGGTCGCCCAGCCCGAGGAAGCTGAGCGCCGCCTCGAGGAGGATCGCGCTGGCCGTGGCCTGTACGAACTCGCCGCTGGCCAGCAACGCGGTCCGCGGCAGCACGTGGCGACGGATGGCCCAGCGATCCGTGGCACCCATCGACTTGGCGGCCAGCACGTAGTCGCGGGTCCGCAGCGACAGCACCTGCGATCGGATGACCCGAGCCGATCCGGCCCAGATGAGCGAGCCGATCACGAGCGTCGTCGTGATCAGGCTGCGACCCAAGTAGGCGGCAAGCACGATGAGGAGGGGGAGGAACGGCAGGATCAGGACGACGTCGACACCGCGCATCAGGGTCGCGCCGAGGCGACGGGGGTAGTAGCCGGCGACGGTGCCGATCGTGCCGCCGATGACGATGGCCACGGTGGCGGCAACGATGCCCACGAGCAACGAGACCCGCGTGCCATGGATCAGCTCGCTGAGCAGGTCCTGGCCGACGTCGTTGGTGCCCAGCAGGTGGTCGGCACCGGGGGGCGAGAAGGGCACGCCGACCCGTTCGGTCGGGTCGTAGGGGGCAAGCTGTGGGGCGAACACGGCGATCAGCACGAGGGCGACGACGACGGCGCCGCCGACCCAGCCGAGCACCGTGGCCAGCCGCGGCAGCCGTCGGGCCGAGTCGTCGGGCAGCGGGTCGACGGGGTCCACCGCAGGACCGGCGTCGGCGGGGGTGACGATCTGGCTCATGCCGACGCCCTCGTCCGTGGGTCCAGCAGGGGATAGACCAGCTCGGCCAGCAGGTTGGCGGCCAGCACCGCGAAGGTGAAGACCAGGAACGCCGCCTGCATCACGGGGTAGTCCCGCCCGCCGACGGCTTCGAAGACGAGCCGGCCGAGTCCCGGGTAGGAGAACACCGTCTCGATCACCACCGTGCCGCCGAAGGCGTAGCCCAGCCGCAGGGCCAGCACCGTCAGGACGGGTGCGAGGGCGTTGCGTGCGACGTGGCGGAACAGCAGCCGTCGTTCGGTCGCGCCCTTGGCCCGGCCGGTCCGGATGAAGTCCTCGCCCAGCACCTCCAGCATGCTGTAGCGCATGGTCATGTAGACCCCAGGGGTGGAGACGATGGAGAGGGTCAGGACGGGCAGCACGGCGTGCTCGGCGATGTCGACCAGCCGGTCCCACCCCTCCAGCCCGCTGACGGCCGTCTCCGCGCCGAAGGACGGCAGCACCCCCAGGGAGACGGCGAACCCCGAGATCAGCAGCATGCCGAGCCAGAAGGCGGGCATCGACTCCAGGCCGATCATCGAGGTCAGCAGGGTCAGGTCCAGCGCGCTGCCGCGACGCCATGCCGACACCGCACCCGCGACGATGCCGATGACGCCGGAGATCAGCAGCGCCGAGCCGGTCAGCAACAACGTCCAGGGCAGCCGTTCCAGCAGCATGCCGAGGATGGCCTGTCCGGATCGGTAGGAGTACCCGAGGTCCAGCGACAGCAGGTCCTGCCAGTAGCGGAGGTACTGCTGCCAGACAGGGGTGTCCAGCCCGAACTCCTGGACCAGCTCGGCCCGCTGGTCGGGGCTCAGCAGGCCGACGTCGACCCCGGCGATGAGCGCCAGCGGGTTGCCCGGCATCAGCCGGGGGAGCAGGAAGTTGAGCGTGACGGCGATGACCAGCACGAGGCCGTACTGGCCGATGCGTCGGGTGTCGAAGCGTCCCATCATGCGGTCCTTCGGTGGAAGCCGTGCGGCCGGGACGGGGGGTGGGATCCCGGCCGCACGGCTGGTCGTGATGCGTGGTTACGGCCGGGCGGCAGGCTCCAGCAGCGACAGCTTTGAGACGATGCCCTGCCCGTTGACGAAGGCCCAGTCGTCGTACACGGCCGCGTCGTAGGCGTAGGCGCCGTCGGGGTACAGCAGCGTGACGAACGGGAGCCGTTCGGCGAACAGCGACTGCAGCTCGCCGATCAGCTCGGTGCGGGTGGCGTCGTCACCCTCGACGGTCAGGGCCTGGGCGACCTCGTCCATCTCGGGGTCCGCGAAGGCGGTCAGGTTCAGCGACCCGATCTCGATCTCGGAGTGGACCAGCGATGCGACCCGGCTGGCGTCGGCCTGGATCGGTGCCGACCAGCCCCACATGGCCAGGTCGTAGTTGCGGCCGTTGGCCACGTCGAAGCCGGGCCAGACCGCCTCCTCCCATGTGGCCTGCTCGACCGACGACACGTTGGCCTGGATGCCGACGTCGGCCAGCATGGCCGCCACGAGCTCGGCGGTCCGCAGGCGCAGGGAATCACCGGAGGGCGTCAGCAGCTCGTAGCTCATGGGTTCGCCGTCGGCCTCGCGGATGCCGTCGCCGTCGCTGTCGGTGTAGCCGGCGTCCTCCAGCAGGGCGTTGGCCTGCTCGAGGTCGGTGGTCGTCTCCACCTCGGCGTTGAAGGTCGGCTGGTCCGGGTGGATCCACCCGGCCGAGCCAACGGTTGCGGCACCGAGGAACACGGTGTCGACCAGGTCCTGGCGGTCAACGGCCAGCGACATGGCCTGCCGCACGGCGATGTCGTCGAAGGGCGCCTTGGAGGCGTCGAAGTACAGCAGCTGCGAGCTGTACTCGGGACCCTGGGCGATCTCGATGGTGCCCTGCTGTCCGAGGAGGTCGACCTGCTCGGGTGCGATCTGGTCGAACACCACGTCGACCTCACCGGACCGGATGGCGGCCAAGGCACCGGCGTCGTCGGCGAACTGCACGATGACGAGCTCCTCCACGGTCGGGGCGCCGCGGAAGTAGTCGGGGTTGGCCACCAGGCGATAGCTGGTGTCGGACTGGTACTCCTCGAGGGTGTAGGGGCCGGTGCCGACGTTGGGGCCCTCGAACTGGTGGGTCTCGGGATCCTCCACCGTCGACCAGACGTGTTCGGGGAGGATCGGCACGTCGCTGAGGGTGCTCAGCGGGAACGACGGGCTGGGCGCCTCCAGGGTCAGCGTGACGCCGAGGTCGCCGTCGGCAGTGGCCTCGGTCACGGCGCCCAGGTTGCGGCTGAACCGGCCGGCCGCGTTGGCCAGGAAGTAGTCGACGGTGAACACGACGTCCTCGGCGGTGAACGGCTCACCGTCGTGCCAGGTGACGCCGTCGACCAGGGTCATGTCGTAGGTGAGGCCGTCGTCGCTGACGTCCACGGACTCCGCCAACCACGGCTGGGGAACCCCGTCGACGTCGATCTGCATCAGCGAGTCGTACTGCAGCATGAGCAGGTTCCAGCCCGGGAAGCCGGTGACGTAGGTGTAGGGCGTCAGCGTCCCCTCGTCACCGGTGATCGCGGCCCGCATCGTCGCGACCGTCCCGCTCGCCGCGGCGCCGTCATCGGTGTCGTCGTCTGCGTCGTCTGCGTCGTCGTCGGGCGCGTCGTCGTCGGAATCGCCTGCGTCGTCGGGGGTGTCGGACGCGGCGGCGTCCTCACCGCCAGCGCCGTCGTCAGTGGAGTCGGCCGTGTCGTCGGTGGACGAGCACGCGGAGAGCACGAGGACCAGCAGGAGCAGCAGGGCTGCCCACCGGTTGGACACTGTCGTCATTGTCGGGTTCCTCTCATCGGGTTCTGACGTCGCTGTTGCGGCTCGACGGTTGGGGTCTGGCTGTCGGCGACGAGGCGCGCGCCGTCGGCGTCGACGTCGACCAGGTGGCAGGCCACCCGTCGGTCCGGGCCGGCCTCGCGGAGGGCGGGGGCCTCGGTGTCACAGACACCCGGGACCGCCAGGGGGCAGCGGGTGTGGAACCGACAGCCCGCCGGTGGGGCGCTTGGACTCGGGAGGTCGCCCTGGAGTGGCACCCGGTCGTCGTCCGCGCCCGGCTCGGGGGTCGGCACGGCATCGAGCAGGGCCCGGGTGTAGGGATGCAGGGGGTTGGCGTACAGGGCGTCGCGCGGCCCCTGCTCCACGACCTGTCCCAGGTACATGACCGCGACCTCGTGGGAGATCTGCCGGACGACCGCGAGGTCGTGGGCCACGAAGACGAAGGCAAGACCCTCGTCCAGCTGCAGCTCGCGGAGCAGGTTGACGATCTGGGCCTGCACCGACACGTCGAGGCTGGACACGGCCTCGTCGCAGACGATGACCTCGGGCTCGGCGGCCAGCGCCCGAGCGATGGCGATGCGCTGGCGTTGCCCGCCGGAGAACTCGTGGGGGTGGCGTTCCATCGTCGCCGGGACGATGCCGACCCGTTGGAGCAGCCGACTGACGACGTCCTCGATCGTCGACTCGGGATGCAGCCGGTGGATCCGGATGGGCTCGGCGACGATGTCGCGCACCCGCATGCCCGGGTTCATCGACGAGAACGGGTCCTGGAAGATCATCTGCACCCGGCGGCGGTGGCGGCCGGGCTTCGTCGACAGCGGTTGGTCGTCGATGCGGACCTCCCCATCGGTCGGGTCGATCAGCCCGACGAGGGTTCGCCCGAGGGTGGTCTTGCCACATCCGCTCTCGCCGACGATGCCGAGTGTGCGGCCACGGTGGACCCGGAGGTCGACGCCGTCGACGGCACGCACCACGCTGCGGTGTCGGCCGAACAGTCCGCGACGCACGGGGAAGTGCACCGCAACCCCGTCCATCTCGACCAGCACCTCGGGGGTGGGCGTTGATGCCGTCCGATCGGTGTCGTCGACGCCGGGACGGTCGGCCTGCCAGTCCAGCCCGTCGTCCACGCTCTCGGTGTGCAGGCACGCCGCCAGGTGGTCCGTCCGTCCGTGGGGCTGCAGGACCGGAAGGGTGTCGTGGCACTCGGTGGTCGCGGCAGGGCAACGAGGGGCGAAGGCGCAGCAGGCCGAGGGGTCCGACCGGGTCGGCGGGCTGCCGGGGATCTCGGGGAGGAGGTCCTCGACCGGTCGGTCCAGCCGCGGGATGGAGCGGAGCAAGCCGGAGGTGTAGGGGTGTCGCGTGGCGTTGTAGATGCGGGTCGCCGACCCCGTCTCCACCACCCGACCCGAGTACATGACGGCCACGCGGTCGGCGAGCTCGGCCACGACCCCGAGGTCGTGGGTGATCCAGACCACCGACATGCCGGTGTCGGCCTGCAACGTCCTGACCAGCTCGATGATCTGGCTCTGGACGGTCACGTCGAGCGCGGTCGTCGGCTCGTCGGCGATGAGCAGCTTCGGATCGCAGGCGAGGGCGATGGCGATCATGGCCCGCTGGCGCATGCCCCCGGAGAACTCGTGGGGGTAGCTGTCGACCCGGTCGGCCGCGGCGGGGATGCCGACCCGGTCCAGCAGCTCGATCGCACGGTCACGGCGGGCCCGACGGTCCATCTCGGTGTGGAGCAGCAGCATCTCCTCCACCTGCTTGCCGATGGTGTGCACCGGATTCAGCGACGACATCGGGTCCTGGAAGACCATGGCGATGTCCCGCCCGCGGACCTGTCGCATGTGGCGCGCCGAGCACTGCAGCAGGTCGGTGCCCTCCAGCCGGATGCGGCCCGACACGGTCGCCGTCCCCGGCAGCAGCCCCATCGTGGCGAGCATCGAGACGCTCTTGCCGGACCCTGACTCGCCGACGACGGCGAGGACCTCACCGGGATCGACGTGGAGGTCCACGGAGTCGACGGCGCACACGCGGCCCCGGGGGGTCCGGAAGGTCACCTGCAGGTCCTCCAGTCGCAGGAGGGCCTGGCTGGCGTCCGCGGTGCTGGAGTCGGCAGCGGTCGGGGTAGTCAGTGGCATGCGGTGGGGATGATCCGTTACGGCCGGTTTCCGGGATGTGACGTCACGCGTCGGTCCGCGGGAGCATGCCAAGGCGTTCGAGGTGATGTCGGGTCGTTTCGTGATGTTCGTGATCCCCGTCGGGATCGACGTGCACGACCACCTCGTCGAGCTTGTCGACACCGTGGAAGAGGTCGTGGCGGACCTCCTCGGCGACGGCGTGGCCCTCGGCGACGGTCAGCGATGCATCGACCACGACGTGCAGGCTGGCGTCCAGCCGGTGGCCCACCCAGCGCACGCGGACGCTGTCGGTGGCAAGGACGCCGGGGACGGCCGCGGCGATGGACTCCACCTGCAGGGTGGTCGACTCGTCGACGCCGTCCATGAGGCGCCGGAACACCTGGCGCATCGCGTCGCGGAGGACGAACAGGATGGCCACGGTGATGAGCAGGCCGATGATGGGGTCGGCCATGGGGAACCCGAGGTAGACGCCGAGGGCGCCGAACACGACGGCCAGGGAGGTCAGCCCGTCGGTGCGGGCGTGGTGGCCGTCGGCGATGAGTGCGGCCGAGCCGATCTCCTCGCCGACCCTGATGCGGTAGATCGCGACGGCCTCGTTGCCGAGGAAGCCGATGATGCCGGCGGCGACCAGGAGGCCGAGGTTCTCGACGTCGACGGGGTCGACGATCCGGCGGATGGACTCGTAGCCGGCGATCACGGCCGACAGGGCGATCATCGCCACGATGAACAGGCCCGCGAGGTCCTCTGCCCGGCGGTAGCCGAAGGTGTAGGACCGGGTGGCGACGCGACGGCCGATGACGAAGGCGATCCACAGGGGGATGGATGTCAGCGCGTCGGAGAAGTTGTGGATCGTGTCGGCCAGCAGCGCCACCGAACCGGTCGCCAGCACGACGAGGACCTGCAGGATCGCGGTGACCATCAGCGCGGCCAGGCTGACCTTGACGGCCTTGATGCCCTTCGCGGAGGTCTCCAGCGCCGAGTCGAAGGAGTCGGCGGCATCGTGGCTGTGCGGGCGGAAGAGCTC
The nucleotide sequence above comes from Euzebya pacifica. Encoded proteins:
- a CDS encoding EAL domain-containing protein, with amino-acid sequence MTTDHLPSGTGFLPTDLVRPVDGTEMYRIIEADDTPVVVAVLRVENVTVSRSLTGAMFDDAVRMLKSRLIGEGSTAVSTRVGEHETVVAVRVAVPVSASDLEAFVLAQLRRPLEVRGQVVPVELRVGISRPDPRCGSAMERISRARRALALASAGHPVRIHDRTVEAQLHLRHLVSDDLPRLLRENLSAIYQPVLDLRDNEIVAAEALMRIDHPALGRLTPVVVLPLLDETLQLELTRRMIGHAMAAATEWSARAAATRHISVNLPPEQLAKEELLWMIDDAAAATGGDPDMLVLEVLETGIASPTPDSAVRNGLRRRGVRLAVDDFGTGYSTLEQMARLDADMLKVDRHLTAQLGLDEPDGTAAAMAVHIGRSRGLPVVAEGVERPEQLEGLRWLRCRYAQGWFIARPESLEALLQR
- a CDS encoding LuxR family transcriptional regulator, with protein sequence MAVSPAGWNGRGPRTWPGKLRPPPLPDGHVPRPALVSAIENGLVRSGVVLLSAGDGFGKSTLLSEYARRPRPSATAWLSLDSHDDDPQVFLVAGLEALAMVHPDLFTEALVAAGNATDAAQALAFRMGVCDLEHLDEPVTLVVDDLDQLRHPSIVSGLRRLLRYRPPNLRLVLATRDDLLLDADRLQRGSGALVLDEGDLALSEAETADIAVSRHGALDDDRLHELHEATGGWAAGVVLASPGSSSGPVFDTRAQPVARFLREAIVEGLPDDLSTFLLELCMLPHVSVSLATTATGRADCARVLQDLQDRRLLEPRTELDGATWVVPPIIREFGRHELRTTAPDRATEVVLNAAWAMVRAGDFEEGAVLAMQSGDDYEAARLLLRVHLGMSTSGHGLRVHELASTLQARLPHLPELSLASAWGAVQAGLDALATEAMRTAAATTVRGQRGRFIRAEVQGLRAHLLRRQGEYTESVRAVREGLALLRDTEADAEWSYADSIRTRAPLDMGMASFLAGDLDTAMTAFEMVTGGDVPGPMRAVAHSYLALIAWLEGQHDPATHASMARLLEQRTAQAPDLAHFITSVTVALSEDGVAGRDALIDAELISACMPEPGTQVMVRLARAFRVGRGLAVGGAVADAYGTDVRTDDVAALLSDVRRILDGIPDTGVLPRIVERVRAELGEGPTLEGYGEALTDGERKVLRLLDTSLTEREIGMELHLSHNTVRTYRRRLYRKLGVTSRRAAVDAAKAPEPTAPEQR
- a CDS encoding alpha/beta hydrolase family protein, with the protein product MAGTHTRTEVSFPSGEELLVGDLVLPDDPGPHPVVLSVAGTGPQDRYGNQVLPDGTVDPHPRHRWVGDRLAAAGIAQMCWDKRGVGASTGGDRAAGDPPGDRDAHASVETDVVDLLAAVEFLAGHERIDPRRIVVMGTSAGAHFTCRAAARTDVPAGYVLWGGVHQEIDEFAAYIYALIRSWAARGDAEREAMEANKPGALATADRWPAMLEAARRGETTFEWTDEDGELHIRYLTRTIQELEHAYPEQFANVTRPVMVIHGDRDINVPVQQAHDSAAALRAAGNDDVTLVIVRGADHGMHAIAVDDEEHLRRWMTGGDRGPQSELFIGAVIGWVRDLWVRYPS
- a CDS encoding cupin domain-containing protein, giving the protein MPDQTPLPTEPDGMEQLGECRVLRNVAEQPGVETLEGRLVPLMGGIDIRSHLIVMHPGQWCYPHPHPTESLIYTISGRWVFCTTEDGEEVRTVIEAGDLFHFVPDAPTGFETPFDEPAVILILKGEPGTYAEMQEAMVGARDHLQEEADNGEVFALAELPEDHPARVFAASVTSA
- a CDS encoding ABC transporter permease, which codes for MSQIVTPADAGPAVDPVDPLPDDSARRLPRLATVLGWVGGAVVVALVLIAVFAPQLAPYDPTERVGVPFSPPGADHLLGTNDVGQDLLSELIHGTRVSLLVGIVAATVAIVIGGTIGTVAGYYPRRLGATLMRGVDVVLILPFLPLLIVLAAYLGRSLITTTLVIGSLIWAGSARVIRSQVLSLRTRDYVLAAKSMGATDRWAIRRHVLPRTALLASGEFVQATASAILLEAALSFLGLGDPLQKSWGSILYWAQVRGAFFGPAWKWWVLPPGLMIMAASLGFALLAFSLEERINPRL
- a CDS encoding ABC transporter permease — protein: MGRFDTRRIGQYGLVLVIAVTLNFLLPRLMPGNPLALIAGVDVGLLSPDQRAELVQEFGLDTPVWQQYLRYWQDLLSLDLGYSYRSGQAILGMLLERLPWTLLLTGSALLISGVIGIVAGAVSAWRRGSALDLTLLTSMIGLESMPAFWLGMLLISGFAVSLGVLPSFGAETAVSGLEGWDRLVDIAEHAVLPVLTLSIVSTPGVYMTMRYSMLEVLGEDFIRTGRAKGATERRLLFRHVARNALAPVLTVLALRLGYAFGGTVVIETVFSYPGLGRLVFEAVGGRDYPVMQAAFLVFTFAVLAANLLAELVYPLLDPRTRASA